GTCCTGCTCGGTCAGATCGTGTTCGCGGCGCAGCGTGTGGTAGAGCGAGAACAGCTGGGTGGGCGAACGCTGCTCCGGCTCGGCACCACCACCGGGCACCTTGCGCTCTTCGGCCGGGGTCAGCAGCTGGCCGGTGCGGCGGTCGAGGATGTACATGTCGCCCTGCTTGGTCGGCAGCAGGATGGCCGGCACCTTGCCCTGCGCGGTCGGGTAGTCGATCAGGCTCGCCTGCGAGCCCATGTCGTAGTCCCAGACATCCTTGCGCACGGCCTGGAAATGCCAGGCCGGCTTGCCGGTGGTCACGTCGATGGCCACCAGCGAGGTCGCGTACTTGTTCTGGTTCTCGGTGCGCGAGCCGCTCCAGTAATCGCCCGCGGAATTACCCATCGGCAGGTAGACCAGGCCCAGCTTTTCATCGCCGGTGGCGGTGGTCCACATGTTCGGCGTACCGCGCGTGTATTCCTTGCCCTGCGCCGGCAGGCCGGTCAGTTCCGGCTGGTCCATGTCCCAGGCCCAGCGCAGCTTGCCGGTCACTGCGTCATAGGCCTGGATGACGCCCGAGGGTGCATCGCGGCGCTGGCCGTCCAGCACCTGGTGGCCGGTGACGATGACGCCGCGCACGATGGCCGGTGGCGAGGTGATGGAGACGTAGCCCGGCGGCGTCTTGCCCATGCCCAGGGTGATGTCGACCTGGCCGTTGTTGCCGAAGTTGGCGCACGGCTTTCCGCTGTCCGCGTCCACCGCGATGATGCGGCCGTCCAGGGTGCCTTCGATGATGCGCGCGGTGCAGGCCGGGCGGTTGCCAGGCACGCTGGCCGCGCCGGGGGTCGGCGGCGGCGCCGGCAGTGCCAGATCGGCGGCCGCGTCGGCCAGCGCGGCATCGACCACGGCGGCGCCACTGGGCTGCTCGTAATAGGACACGCCGCGGCACGCTGCGGTATAGGGAATCGAAGCGTCTTTCACCTTCGGATTGAAGCGCCAGATTTCCTTGCCGGTACTGGCATCGAGCGCGATCAGCTGGTTGCGCGCGGTGCACAGGTACAGGCGGTTGCCGATCTTGAGCGGCGTGGTTTCCGCGCCCCAGCGGTTTTCCGGCAGGTCGCCGGTGCGGAACTGCCAGGCCGGTTGCAGCGTGGCCACGTTGTCCGGGGTGATCTGCTGCAGCGGCGAGAACCGTGTCGCGGCGTTGTTGCGGCCCCACGCGGCCCAGTCACCGTCGGCCGGTCGGTCGGAGGGCTGCAGGCCCGTGGTGTCCTCGGTTGGATCGATGCCGGTCGACGCAGCCGCGTCGGGGAACGGCTGGTCGCCGCGCACTTCGCCATGCGGCACGAAGGCCAGCGCGAAGGCCGCCACGAAGACCAGCATCAACACCGCCGCAACAACACGCGATGCGCGACGCGGGAAAGGCTGCTGCAGCGTCGGTGCCAGCAGCGCCATCACGATCGCCAGCGCGGTCACCAGGCCCAGCCGTGGCACCCAGCGCCAGTAGGTGCTGCCCGATTCCCACCACGTCCACAGCAGCGTGCCGACGAAGATGAGGGAGAACAACAGCGCGGCGCTGCGGCGGTTGCCCCACAGCAGCACGCCGCTGACCAGCATGGCGATGCCGGCGATGGCGTAGTACCAGGAACCGCCCAGCGTGAGCAGCCAGACGCCCAAGCCGCCGATGACCGCGCCGAGCAGGATCAGCAGCAGGGAGAGAACGGTGGCCACCGGGTGCCGGCGACGCGGCGGGAGGGTCTGGCCATCGGGAGGAACAGCAGCGGGGGCGGCAGGCATTTCAGGCTCCAGGGCGCGACCGTGCGGTCGGTTGGACGGGGGGGCTCCACTGCGGACGGCACCGTCCGCTGGTTCACCAACCGTTATCCGCCCCTGCCTGTGAAATGAATGCGTTCTTTGCCCGCAAACAACGACGCCGGCACAAGGCCGGCGTCGTCGGGTACCTGTCATCGCGGCAGGATCACTCCTGCGCGGCGTCCTCGCTGCTGGCAGCAGCCGGTGCGCCGTCGGTCGCGGCCGGGGCGGCGGCTGCCACCTCGTCCTCGTCCTCGTCGATCGAGGCATCCATGCGCTCCACCGCCTGCAGCTTCTCGTCCTTGGACAGGCGGATCAGGGTGACGCCCTGGGTGTTGCGGCCGACGCGGCTGATTTCAGAGCCACGGGTACGCACCAGAGTGCCGCCGTCGGAGATCAGCAGGACCTCGTCATCCGAACCCATCAGCACCGCGGCGACCAGCTTGCCGTTGCGCTCGGTGGTCTGGATGCCGATCACGCCCTGGGTGCCACGCCCCTTGCGCGGGTAGTCCGGCAGCGGGGTGCGCTTGCCGTAGCCGTTCTCGGTGGCGGTCAGGATGTACTGCACGCTGGCGTCGTCGGCGCCGTCGATCACCGCATCGCCAGTGGCTGCGGTTTCCTCGACACCATTGTCGTCCTCGTTCTCGTCCTCGCTGCCGCCGGCACTCTCGGCCACGATCAGGCTGACCACTTCCTCGCCGGCCGGCATCTTGATGCCGCGCACGCCGGTGGCGGTACGGCCCATCGAGCGGACCTTGTCCTCGCCGAAGCGCACGGTCTTGCCATTCGAGGCGAACAGCAGGATGTCACGCTCGCCGTCGGTCAGGCCGACGCCGACCAGAGCATCGCCTTCGTCCAGGTTGATCGCGATCTTGCCGCGGGCCAGACGGAAGGCGAACTCGCCCAGCGGGGTCTTCTTGACCGTACCGTTCCTGGTGGCGAAGAACACGAACTGGCCATCGGCGTACTCGCGCACCGGCAGCACGGCCTGCACGCGTTCGCCCGGTTCCAGCGGGATCCAGTTGATGATCGGACGGCCGCGGGCGTTGGAACCGGCTTCGGGCAACTGGTACACCGGCAGCCAGAACACCTTGCCCGAACTGGTGAAGGTCAGCAGCGTGTCGTGCGTGTTGACCAGCCACAGCTGTTCGATGAAATCCTCTTCCTTGGTCGACGCGGCACTGCGGCCACGGCCACCACGGCGCTGCGCGCGGTACACGCTCACCGGCTGGCGCTTCACGTAACCGGCGTGGGACACGGTAACCACCACGTCTTCCGGCGCGATCAGGTCGAGGATGTCCAGGTCTTCTTCGCTGTGGCGGATCTCGGTACGACGCTCGTCGCCGAATTCTGCCTTGACGTTGACCAGTTCCTCGCGGATGACCTGGCGCAGTCGGTCGGGGTCTTCGAGGATGTGGATCAGCCCGGCGATCACTTCCAGCAGCTGCTTGTACTCGTCGGTCAGGCGGTCCTGCTCCAGCCCGGTCAGGCGGTGCAGGCGCATTTCCAGGATCTGGGTGGCCTGGATCTCGGTCAGCTGGTAGCCGCCCTCGATCAGGCCCACGCCCTTGGGCAGGTCTTCCGGACGCGAGGCTTCGGCACCGGCGGCGCCCAGCATCGAACCGACCAGACCCGGTTCCCACAGGCGGGCGAGCATGCGTTCGCGCGCTTCGTTGGGGTTCGGCGAGGTCTTGATCAGTTCGATCATCTCGTCGATGTTGGCCAGCGCGACGGTCAGGCCTTCCAGCACGTGGGCACGGGCGCGCGCCTTGCGCAGCTCGAACACGGTGCGGCGGGTGACCACTTCGCGACGGTGGCGGACGAAGGCCTCGAGCATCTGCTTGAGGTTCATCAACTGCGGGCGGCCGTCGACCAGCGCCACCATGTTGATGCCGAACACCGATTCCATCTGCGTCTGCTGGTACAGGTTGTTCAGCACAACCTCGGCAGATTCACCGCGCTTGATCTCGATGTAGATGCGCATGCCGTCCTTGTCGGACTCATCGCGCAGCTCGCTGATGCCTTCGATCTTCTTTTCCTTGACCAGCTCGGCGATCTTTTCGATCAGACGCGCCTTGTTCACCTGGTAAGGAATTTCAGTGACGATGATCGATTCGCGGCCGTTGTCGGCCACTTCGATATCGGCACGGGCACGGATGCGCACGCGGCCACGGCCGGTGCGGTAGCCTGCGACGATGCCGGCGGTGCCGTTGATGATGCCGGCGGTCGGGAAATCGGGGCCCGGAATGTACTCCATCAGGCCGTCGACATCGATCTCCGGGTTGTCGATCAGCGCGATGCAGGCGTTGATCGACTCGCTCAGGTTGTGCGGCGGGATGTTGGTGGCCATGCCCACCGCGATACCGGCCGAACCGTTGACCAGCAGGTTCGGGAACCGGGTCGGCATGACCGTCGGCTCCAGTTCCTTTTCGTCGTAGTTGGGCTGGAAATCGACGGTTTCCTTGTCGATGTCGGCCATCAGCTCATGCGCGAGGCGCGACATGCGCGCTTCGGTGTATCGCATGGCCGCGGCGGAGTCGCCATCGATCGAGCCGAAGTTACCCTGGCCATCGACCAGCATGTAACGCAGCGAGAACGGCTGTGCCAGACGCACCAGCGTGTCGTACACCGACTGATCGCCATGCGGGTGGTACTTACCGATGACGTCACCGACGATACGCGCCGACTTGAAGTAGGGCTTGTTGCTGTGCGCGTTCAACTCGTTCATCGCGAACAGCACGCGGCGATGCACCGGCTTGAGGCCGTCGCGCGCATCCGGGAGCGCGCGGCCCACGATCACGCTCATCGCGTAATCGAGGTAGCTCTTGCGCATCTCGTCTTCCAGGTTGACCTGGATGATTTCCTTGGCGGTTTCTGCCATTCGGGTTCCGTTGTCTGGTAGCGGTCCAGTCCGGCGCAGCCCTCTGCGGGAGGGGGTCGTGCCGGAACCTCGATTCAACCTGTGGATACTACCACAACAGGCCGTTTTCCGCCTCCCTTTACGGGGATTTTACCGGCACAAATCAGGAACTTAGGGGGTTGCCGGCCAGCGGCCGGCACCACCGGGGCCGGGGTCGGAGCCCTTTCCTGCGGAAAGGGATCCGACCCTGCACCTGCATCAACCGCCGAAGGCGGCGCGCATGTTCTCGGCGGTCGGGTTCAGGATGACCCCGCGCTCGGTCACGATGGCGTCGATCAGCTCGCCCGGGGTGACGTCGAACACCGGGTTCCAGGCGGCAATGCCCTCGGCCACGGTGCGGGTGCCGCCCACGCCGTACAGCTCGCCCGGGTCGCGCTGCTCGATCTCGATCTGGCTGCCGTCCACGGTGTCCATGTCCACCGTCGAGGACGGGGCCACAACCATGAACTTCACCCCGTGGTGGCGGGCGGCGATGGCCAGCTGGTAGGTACCGATCTTGTTGGCGGTATCGCCGTTGGCGCAGATGCGGTCGGCACCAACGATCACCCACTGCACGGCACCGGTCTTCATCAGGTGCGAGGCGGCGGAATCGGCGATCAGGGTGGCATCGATGCCATCCTGCTGCAGCTCCCACACGGTCAGGCGCGCGCCCTGCAGCCACGGCCGGGTCTCACCGGCAAACACGCGGGCGATGCGGTGCTGGGCCATGCCGGCGCGGATCACGCCCAACGCGGTACCGAAGCCGGCGGTGGCCAGCGAGCCGGTGTTGCAATGGGTCAGCACGCCGCTGCCGGCGTCGATCAGGCCGGCACCCAGCGCGCCCATGTGGCGGTTGGCGGCCAGGTCTTCCTCGGCGATGGCCTGGGCCTCGGCTTCCAGCAACGCCTTCCAGTCGGCGCCGGCGGCGGTCAGGCAACGGCGCATGCGGGCCAGTGCCCAGGCCAGGTTCACCGCGGTCGGGCGCGAGGCGTTCAGCCGCTGCAGGGCCGGTTCCAGCTGCTGCAGGGCGTGCGCGCCGTCGGCGGCCTGCACCTCGCGTGCGGCCAGCACCACGCCCCAGGCGGCGGCAATGCCGATGGCCGGCGCACCGCGCACGGTCAGCGCGTGGATGGCGGTGGCGACGTCGTCGCTGTCATGGCAGACCACGTGTTCGACCACGAACGGCAGCTTGCGCTGGTCGAGCAGTTGCAGGGCATCGCCGGTCCACAGGATCGGGCGGATGTGGTCGTAGCGGGCGTAGTCGAGGTCGGTGGCAGTGTTCATGGGCCCATTGTAGGGCCACGCCCCGCGTGGTTGGAGCCTGCCCGGGCTCAATTCACCGAGAAATCGGCGCGGCAGCCGCCGTCCACCCAGATGCCATTGCGGCTCCAGCCCCAGGTCTTGCCTTCCTCGCAGGCTGTGCCGGACAGCTGCTTGATGACCTTGGCCTCGGTGGAAATGGTGGCGCCGCAGAAGCGCCGCCGCTTGGACTTGGATTCGCAGGTCAGCTTGCGGGCCACGTCTACGAAACGCCCGGCATCGTCGGCCACTTCGAAATCGCCCTGGCAGCCGCGGCTGGTCCAGACTTCATTGCGCTTGTAGCCCCAGCCCTGCCCTTCGCGGCACGGCAGCACCGAGAGCTGGCGCAGCAGTCGCACCGGCGCGCCATCCAGCCGCACCGGGCAGCTCTGCGGACGGCCATTGGATTCGCAGCGCACCACGCGGCGCACCAGGTGCTTGCTCTTGCCTTCGCCGGCAGCGGCGGAGCTGGCGGCACCTTCAGCGCCGCGTGCACGGAATTCGGCACGGCAGCCCAGAGTCACCCACACGCCGCTGCGGTCGGTACCCCACTCGCTGCCACGGATGCAGGTGTTGCTCGACAGCTGGCGCACCAGGTCGACGCCGTTGCTGACGTCGATATCGCAGTGCACCCAGCCCATGTCGCGCGATTCGCAGGTCACCACTTCGCCTTCGTAGCCCGCTGCCTGGGCAGACGCCGACGACGGCAGCAGGCCGCCCCATATCGCCATGGAGTACACCGGTGCCGCGACGACCGCAAACCACTTGACCAAAGCATTCCCCAACGGAGCGGATGAACCACGATGCCAGTGTCCTGCATCAGGCGTGATAAGACCATCATCGTGCTTGCTGAATCAAGCGCGAAATCCGTTGTTTTTGTTCAGGCGCAGATCGCGCGCGGTCGTTCAGGCGTGGGCGAAATCAAACGCAAGGACATCAGCGATGCGCGGCGTGCGGTTCATCGCCATCAGCAAGCGGTCCACGCCCACCGCCACGCCTGCACAGGCCGGCATCGCAGGCAACGCGGACAGCAGTGCCTCATCCAGCGCAGGCTGCACCTGGCCGCGTTCGTGCCGGCGCTGCTGGTCGCGCTCGAAGCGCGCACGCTGCTCGCCTGCATCGTTCAGCTCGTGATAGCCGTTGGCGAGCTCGACCGCCCCAAGGTACAACTCGAACCGCTCGGCCAGCGCTGGCGTGCCCGCGCGGATGCGCGCCAGCGCGGCCTGGCTGGCCGGCCAGTCATGGACCACGGTCATGACCGCGTCATCGAAGTGCGGTTGGATGCGATGGGTCATCAGCAGGTCCAGCCAGTCATCGCGGGTCAGGCCGACCGGGTCGATGTGCACCTCACCCAGCGCCGCGCGCAACGCCGCTTCGTCCGCATCGAACGGATCGACGCCGGCGTGCTGCTGGAACAGTTCGCGGTAGCTGAGCACGCGCAGGGTCGCCGTGCGCCCGACCAGCGCCAGTGCTTCGCGCACCAGCTCGGCGGTTTCCTGCATCAGGCGATGGTGATCCCAGCCCACGCGGTACCACTCCAGCATGGTGAACTCGGGATTGTGGCGACCACCGGCCTCGCCGTTGCGGAACACCCGGCCGAGTTCGTAGCAGTCACCCACACCAGCGGCGAGCAGGCGCTTGAGCGGGAATTCCGGCGAGGTGCGCAGCCAACGGCGGCGGCCACCGGCATCGACGTGGCCACTGAAATCGGTATGGAAGCTGTCGATGTTCGGCTCGGTGTTGCCGGCCACCGACAGGATCGGCGTTTCCACTTCCAGCACGTCACGCTCGGCGAAGAAGCGGCGCAGCAGCGCGTTGAGCGCGGCACGCTGCTGCAGCGCGCGCATCAGGGCCTCGCTCACAGAATGCCCTCCGGGCGCGGATGGTCCAGTGGCAGGGTCAGCAGATCGCGGGTGTCATCGATGTAGCCGCTGGCCAGATACAGGCGCCGCGCCAGCTCGTTGTGGTGATTCACCTCCAGGCGCATGCGGCTGACACCGCGCCCGCGCGCACGCTGTTCGCAGGTGGCCAGCGCCTGCTTGCCGCGGCCGCGGCCGCGCGCGCGGTGCGCCAGGTACAGCTCGTCCAGCAGCACGAAGTGACCGCCCTGCTCCAGGCTGAAGCCCATCGCGATCACCGCGTAGCCGCAGACCTCGCCCGCTTCATCCAGCCACAGCAGCACTTCGCCGTTGCGGGGGTCGGCCAGCAGCGCATCGACGCCGCGGCGTACGCGCGCGTCATCGAATTCGATCTTGTCTTCGGCGTAGAACTCGCGCATCAACGCGATCAGCACGTCCTCATCGGCGCGGGTGGCCAGGCGGAAATCCAGCGGGGCGGTCTGCATAGGGTGTCCTCTCATGCATCAGGCCGGGCGCGCGTGGCGCCCGGCGGGGTCATCATTCGTGTTCGGCCAGGTAGGCCAGCAGGCGGTCTTCATCCCACACCGGCACGCCCAGCGACTGCGCCTTGTCCAGCTTGGAGCCGGCCTCGGTGCCCGCCACCAGGAAACTGGTCTTCTTGGAGACACTGCCGGACACCTTGGCGCCCAGTGCTTCCAGGCGATCCTTGGCGGCATCGCGGGTGAGCTGGGCCAACGTGCCGGTGAGCACCACCGTCTGCCCATCCAGCGGACCGGCCACGACCTCGGCCAGCGCCGGCGCCTTGGCCAGGATGTGCTGCATTTCGGTTTCCGCCGCCAGCAGCATCGCGCCATGGCCATCGGTGTCCAGCCATTGGGCGACCCCGCGCGCGGTGTCATCGGGCAGGCCGGCATTGACGAACTGGCCATGCTCGGCATCGAGCACGGCCTGCGCGCTGGGCAGCACCGCCACCAGCTTTTCCGCACGCAGGCGGGTAATGCCGGGAATCTCGGCTTCCACCAGCAGCTGGGCCAGGTCCAGGCCCTCACGCAGCTTCGCGCTCGGCGGATGGGCATCACGGATGCGTACCTGGCCGACCTGCAGCAGCGCGTCGATGGCGTCCTGGTTGCCTTGCTGCTCGAAGAAGTGGCCCAGCGAGCGCGCCACTTCGCCACCGATGTCCGGCACGCGCTTGAACAGCGGCCACGGCAGGCGGCGGATCAAGGCCAGATCACCAAACCACAGCGCCAGCGCCTTGGCCGTGCTCTCGCCCACATGTTCGATGCCGAGTGCGAACAGCAGCCGTTCCAGGCTGGCCTCGCGGCTGGCATCGATGGCGGCGATCAGGTTGTCGGCCCACTTGGTCGCGATCTTCTTCGTGTTCCATTCAAACGCCGCCGGCTGCACCAGCGCCTGCGCGCGCCACGCCGGGTCCTGGCCGTCGAGCTTGAGCACGGCCTTCAGCACATCGCCACTGCCTTCGGCCGGCAGATGCGGCTTCAGGTTGTTGGCCAGCGCCGAGGGATCCTCCGCGTCGAGCACCAGTTTCAGGTGCAGCAGCTGGTCGCGGGTGAGCTGGTACAGATCGGCGACGCGCGTGACGATGCCGGCGTCGACCAGGGTTTCGATGTACTTGTCACCCAGGCCATCGATATCCATCGCACGGCGCGATGCAAAGTGGGCGATGGCTTCTTTGCGCTGCGCCGGGCAGGACAGTTCGCCCGAGCAGCGCCACGCGGCGGCACCTTCTTCGCGCACGATTTCCGAGCCGCACACCGGGCAGCGGGTCGGCATCTGCCACGGGGTGGTGCCATGCGGACGACGGTCGAGGATGACGCTGACCACTTCGGGAATGACATCGCCGGCACGGCGCACGATCACACTGTCGCCCACGCGCACGTCCAGGCGTGCGATCTGATCGGCATTGTGCAGGGTGGCGTTGGACACGATCACACCGGCGACCGCTACCGGCGCCAGGCGCGCGACGGGCGTTGCGGCGCCAGTGCGGCCGATCTGGATCTCGATCGCCTCCACGGTGGTGCTCTGTTCCTGCGCCGGGAACTTGTGCGCAATGGCCCAGCGCGGTGCGCGCGACAGGAAGCCCATTGCCTGCTGGCCGGCGCGGTCATCCAGCTTGTAGACCACGCCATCGATATCGAACGGCAGACCATCGCGGCGCTCGCCGATGTCACGGTAGTAACCGAGCAGGCCGTCGGTGCCGTCGACCACCTTGCACAGTTCGCTCACCGGGAAGCCCCAGGCACCCAGCTGCGCCAGCGTGCCCGAATGGGTATCGGGCAGTTCACCGCCCTGCACTTCGCCGGTGCCGTAGGCGAAGAAGCTGAGCCTGCGCTGCGCGCTGATCTTTGCATCCAGCTGGCGCAGCGAACCGGCCGCGGCATTGCGCGGGTTGGCCAGCACCTTGCCACCGTGCAGGCGCGCGCGATCGTTGTAGGCCTCGAAATCGGCGCGTGCCATGTAGACCTCGCCGCGCACTTCCAGCACGTCCGGCCAGTCCTGGCCGTGCAGTCGCTTGGGGATGTCGCCGATCTCGCGCAGGTTGGCGGTCACGTCCTCGCCCGTGCTGCCATCGCCGCGAGTGGCGCCCAGCACGAACTGGCCGTCTTCATAGCGCAGGCTGATCGCCAGGCCGTCCATCTTCGGTTCGGCCGAGAACTGCAGGCTGCGGCGCCCCAGGCGCTCGTCGATGCGGCGCACGAAATCGGCCACTTCCTCATCGCTGAAGGCATTGGACAGCGACAGCATCGGCGCCGCGTGGCGCACCTCGGCGAAACGCCCGGACGGACGCGCGCCCACCTGCTGGGTGGGGCTGTCGGCGCGGGCCAGTTCCGGGTGCTCCTGCTCCAGCGCTTCCAGCTCGCGCACCAGCCGGTCGTAGTCGACGTCGGGGATCTCCGGCGCGTCCAGCTCGTGGTAGGCACGGTTGGCCTGGGCGATCTGCCGGCGAAGGTCTTCGGCGCGTTCGGCGGGGCTGGAGCTCATCGGGATCCGATACTTCTGGGATGGCCGTGAATTCTACCGCGCCCGCGTGTCAGGCCTCGTCATGCCCGCCCTGCTCGGGGTCGGATCCCCGAAGGGGCTCTGACCCCGGCCGTGGATTGCCGCCCTTGTAGAGTCGAGCTTGCTCGACCGGCCGGGCAACAGCAGTCGAGCAAGCTCGACTCTACAAAACCTTCGCTTGCCGCCCGCACCCCACCAGCGTTAGCGTGCGGCGGTTGCCCTTCGGAATCCTGCCCGTGTCCCTGCCCGCTTCCCGCCGCCACTTCCTGCAACTGGCCGGTGTCGGCCTCGTCGCCGCTGGCAGCGGCCTGCCCCGCCTCGGCCACGCCCAGCCCGCCGCGGCTCCAGCCACCGGCCCGGTCCTGCTCAACTTCAACGAGTGTCCCTACGGCCCCTCGCCCGCCGCCCAGCAGGCCGCACGCGACAGCATCGCCGGCAGTGGTCGCTACCAGTTCGCCCTGGCCGGGCAGGTGCGCGATGCCTTCGTCGCCCAGGCCGGCATCCCGGCCGACCACGTGCGCCTGTACCCCGGCTCCAGCGAGCCCCTGAACCGTGCGGCCACGTTGTGGACCGGCCGACAGGCGGCGCTGGTGGTGGCCGACCCGACCTTCGAAACCCTCGGTGACATGGCTGCTGCGCGCGGCGCCCAGGTACAGAAAGTGCCGCTGCGCAATGACGGTGCGCACGACCTTCGCGCGATGGCGGCGGCCGCGCATTCGCAACCGACGGGGCTGATCTACGTCTGCAATCCCAACAACCCGACCGGCTCGATCAGCCCGCCGGCCGAGCTGGCGTGGCTGCTGGCCAACAAGCCGTCCGCCACCCGCGTGCTGGTGGACGAGGCCTATCTGCAGTACAGCGATCAGCCCAGCCTGATCGCACAGGTTGCCCAGCGCGATGACCTGATCGTGCTGCGGACGTTCTCCAAGCTGTACGGCATGGCCGGCCTGCGGCTGGGCGTGGCGGCAGCCCACCCTGACCGCCTGCGCGAACTGGCCAGCCTGGGCGAGAACCCGCTGCCGGTGCCGGCGCTGGCGGCCGCGCTGGCCAGCCTGCAGGACCCGCAGTTGATCGCGCAGCGCCGGCTGCAGAATGCCAAGGTGCGCCAGGCCACCATCGCCTGGCTGGGCAAGCGCGGCTTCAGCTGCGTGCCGTCCAAAGCGAACTGCTTCGTGGTGGATGTGCAGCGCGACGGCAACGCGTTCGCCAAGGCGATGGCCGACAACGGCGTGGTGATCGGCCGCAGCTGGCCGATCTGGCCGCAGCGGGTGCGGGTGACCGTCGGTACAGAAGAAGAAATGGCGGCGTTCCGCCAGGCGTTCGCGAAGGTCGCCGGCGTACCGGCGTAACCCATCCACGCATGGCGTGGATCTACCCGGGTGGGTGCCGACCGTCGGTCGGGGTGGGTGCCGACCGTTGGTCGGCACACCGGAAAAACGTCTTTACCAGCGCGGGGTCTTGGTCAGCGGCGGCGCCTGGTGCTGGCGGTCATAGGCACGCAGCTCGTCGCGGATGTGCGCGATGCGCTGGCGGCCCAGGGCGTTGCGGCTGTCATCCAGCACCACGCCATCGAGCAGCTCGGCCATGCGCTGCACGGTCGGCAGCATCTTTTCCCAGGCATCCAGCGCGGTCAGCGGCGCCGGAAGGGTCAGGAAGAAGGCGATGGCCGGGGTTTCCATGGCGCGGATGTTGGCCATGTCGAAGCTTCCCGGCTTCATGATGCTGGCCATCGAGAAGATCGGGCCCCGCTCGGGATGGCCTTCCACCAAGCGGTGGAACACGTTCATGTGGCCAAACACCAGGCCGGTCTTCTCGGCCGCCACCACGATGTCCTCGCCACGCAGCTGCTCACCGGCGCGGGCGGCCACGAACAAGGACACGATCTTGTCGAAGTCCTGCGTCGCGCGCTTGCCCAGATCGCTGCTGCCCGGATCGGTATCGGCCAGGCCGAGTTCGGCCTGCTGGCCTTCGTCGCCCAGGCCCGGTTCGCCACGGCTCTCGGCCAGGGCCACGCCGTCTTCGCCCAGCACCGGCTCGCGACGCTCGCCGCTGGCCGGTTCGGCGCTTTCCACGCGGCGCCCCTGCGGCTTCTTCTTCGGGCGGCCAAACAGGAAGATCGCAGCCACCAGCAGCAGGCCGGCGGCCAGGATGCCGATGCGCAACAGTGCCGTGTCGGTCATTCGGTAGGTACTCCGGCTAGTTCATTCAGGTAACTAGAATGGCACGTCATGCCGCGCCCGCCAATCGCGCGGCTTCTTCCAGGTCCACGCTGACCAGGCGGCTGACGCCCGGCTCGCGCATGGTCACGCCCGAGAGCTGGTGCGCGGCCTCCATCGTTGCCTTGTTGTGGCTGACGAACAGGAACTGCACCTTCTCGCTCATTTCCTTGACCATGTTGGCCAAGCGGCCGACGTTGGCCTCGTCCAGCGGCGCGTCCACCTCGTCCAGCAGGCAGAACGGCGCGGGGTTGAGCTGGAAGATGGCGAACACCAGCGCCACCGCGGTCATCGCCTTCTCGCCACCGGACAGCAGCGAGATGCTGGACACGCGCTTGCCCGGCGGCCGCGCCATGATGGTCACGCCGGTGTCGAGCAGG
This genomic stretch from Stenotrophomonas sp. SAU14A_NAIMI4_5 harbors:
- the epmA gene encoding EF-P lysine aminoacylase EpmA, which encodes MRALQQRAALNALLRRFFAERDVLEVETPILSVAGNTEPNIDSFHTDFSGHVDAGGRRRWLRTSPEFPLKRLLAAGVGDCYELGRVFRNGEAGGRHNPEFTMLEWYRVGWDHHRLMQETAELVREALALVGRTATLRVLSYRELFQQHAGVDPFDADEAALRAALGEVHIDPVGLTRDDWLDLLMTHRIQPHFDDAVMTVVHDWPASQAALARIRAGTPALAERFELYLGAVELANGYHELNDAGEQRARFERDQQRRHERGQVQPALDEALLSALPAMPACAGVAVGVDRLLMAMNRTPRIADVLAFDFAHA
- a CDS encoding GNAT family N-acetyltransferase, whose amino-acid sequence is MQTAPLDFRLATRADEDVLIALMREFYAEDKIEFDDARVRRGVDALLADPRNGEVLLWLDEAGEVCGYAVIAMGFSLEQGGHFVLLDELYLAHRARGRGRGKQALATCEQRARGRGVSRMRLEVNHHNELARRLYLASGYIDDTRDLLTLPLDHPRPEGIL
- the ligA gene encoding NAD-dependent DNA ligase LigA, with translation MSSSPAERAEDLRRQIAQANRAYHELDAPEIPDVDYDRLVRELEALEQEHPELARADSPTQQVGARPSGRFAEVRHAAPMLSLSNAFSDEEVADFVRRIDERLGRRSLQFSAEPKMDGLAISLRYEDGQFVLGATRGDGSTGEDVTANLREIGDIPKRLHGQDWPDVLEVRGEVYMARADFEAYNDRARLHGGKVLANPRNAAAGSLRQLDAKISAQRRLSFFAYGTGEVQGGELPDTHSGTLAQLGAWGFPVSELCKVVDGTDGLLGYYRDIGERRDGLPFDIDGVVYKLDDRAGQQAMGFLSRAPRWAIAHKFPAQEQSTTVEAIEIQIGRTGAATPVARLAPVAVAGVIVSNATLHNADQIARLDVRVGDSVIVRRAGDVIPEVVSVILDRRPHGTTPWQMPTRCPVCGSEIVREEGAAAWRCSGELSCPAQRKEAIAHFASRRAMDIDGLGDKYIETLVDAGIVTRVADLYQLTRDQLLHLKLVLDAEDPSALANNLKPHLPAEGSGDVLKAVLKLDGQDPAWRAQALVQPAAFEWNTKKIATKWADNLIAAIDASREASLERLLFALGIEHVGESTAKALALWFGDLALIRRLPWPLFKRVPDIGGEVARSLGHFFEQQGNQDAIDALLQVGQVRIRDAHPPSAKLREGLDLAQLLVEAEIPGITRLRAEKLVAVLPSAQAVLDAEHGQFVNAGLPDDTARGVAQWLDTDGHGAMLLAAETEMQHILAKAPALAEVVAGPLDGQTVVLTGTLAQLTRDAAKDRLEALGAKVSGSVSKKTSFLVAGTEAGSKLDKAQSLGVPVWDEDRLLAYLAEHE
- a CDS encoding pyridoxal phosphate-dependent aminotransferase — encoded protein: MSLPASRRHFLQLAGVGLVAAGSGLPRLGHAQPAAAPATGPVLLNFNECPYGPSPAAQQAARDSIAGSGRYQFALAGQVRDAFVAQAGIPADHVRLYPGSSEPLNRAATLWTGRQAALVVADPTFETLGDMAAARGAQVQKVPLRNDGAHDLRAMAAAAHSQPTGLIYVCNPNNPTGSISPPAELAWLLANKPSATRVLVDEAYLQYSDQPSLIAQVAQRDDLIVLRTFSKLYGMAGLRLGVAAAHPDRLRELASLGENPLPVPALAAALASLQDPQLIAQRRLQNAKVRQATIAWLGKRGFSCVPSKANCFVVDVQRDGNAFAKAMADNGVVIGRSWPIWPQRVRVTVGTEEEMAAFRQAFAKVAGVPA
- the zipA gene encoding cell division protein ZipA translates to MTDTALLRIGILAAGLLLVAAIFLFGRPKKKPQGRRVESAEPASGERREPVLGEDGVALAESRGEPGLGDEGQQAELGLADTDPGSSDLGKRATQDFDKIVSLFVAARAGEQLRGEDIVVAAEKTGLVFGHMNVFHRLVEGHPERGPIFSMASIMKPGSFDMANIRAMETPAIAFFLTLPAPLTALDAWEKMLPTVQRMAELLDGVVLDDSRNALGRQRIAHIRDELRAYDRQHQAPPLTKTPRW